One Methylosinus sp. C49 DNA segment encodes these proteins:
- a CDS encoding SprT family zinc-dependent metalloprotease: MLRLRRDGLAKTAGSTALTLTHAGETLTVSLRRLRSARRFTLRVRFAARDAVLTMPARASLREAREFTERHAAWIAARLNRLPDTIPFRDGAVVPLRGVDHRIAHRPGARGTVWTETRFALDTALCDGFDLCVAGREEHVHRRIVDFLKREARHDLEAAVERHTRALGLPARSVGLRDTVSRWGSCSASGSLNFSWRLIMAPAFVLDYLAAHEVAHLEYLDHSDRFWALTRRLCAETDRAEGWLSTHGAHLHKFGATE, translated from the coding sequence ATGCTTCGTCTTCGACGCGACGGGCTCGCGAAGACCGCGGGCTCCACCGCCCTGACACTCACACATGCAGGCGAGACGCTCACCGTCTCGCTGCGCCGCCTGCGCAGCGCGCGCCGCTTCACGCTGCGCGTGCGCTTCGCTGCGCGCGACGCCGTGCTCACAATGCCCGCGCGCGCCTCCTTGCGCGAGGCGCGCGAGTTCACCGAGCGTCACGCCGCCTGGATCGCCGCGCGGCTCAATCGGCTGCCGGACACGATCCCCTTTCGCGACGGCGCCGTCGTGCCGCTGCGCGGCGTCGACCACCGCATCGCGCATCGCCCCGGCGCGCGCGGAACCGTATGGACGGAGACGCGCTTTGCTCTCGACACTGCGCTCTGTGACGGTTTCGACCTCTGCGTCGCCGGCCGCGAGGAGCATGTGCATCGCCGCATCGTCGATTTTCTGAAGCGCGAGGCGCGCCATGATCTCGAGGCGGCTGTGGAACGCCATACGCGCGCGCTCGGCCTGCCCGCGCGCAGCGTCGGATTGCGCGACACGGTGAGCCGCTGGGGCTCCTGCTCGGCGTCGGGCTCGCTGAATTTCTCCTGGCGGCTCATCATGGCGCCCGCTTTCGTGCTCGACTATCTCGCCGCGCATGAGGTCGCGCATCTCGAATATCTCGATCACTCGGATCGTTTCTGGGCGCTGACGCGGCGCCTCTGCGCGGAGACGGATCGCGCCGAGGGCTGGCTCTCCACGCATGGCGCGCATTTGCATAAATTCGGCGCGACCGAATAG
- a CDS encoding HNH endonuclease gives MTVHFRQSNVSPQACPALVLNADYRPLSYYPLSLWGWQDAIKAVFLDRVNIVSEYDKTVKSPSFEIRLPSVVSLKAYVKPARHPAFTRFNVFLRDRFTCQYCGRQDDLTFDHVIPRSKGGATTWENVVAACSACNLRKADRLPHEAHMLPAQPPFQPSVADLHRNGRLFPPNYLHDSWLDYLYWDSVLEP, from the coding sequence GTGACCGTTCACTTTCGCCAGTCCAATGTTTCGCCGCAGGCCTGTCCTGCATTGGTTCTCAACGCCGACTATCGGCCGCTGAGCTACTATCCTCTGTCCTTATGGGGGTGGCAGGACGCGATAAAGGCGGTCTTCCTCGACCGGGTCAACATCGTCTCGGAATATGACAAGACGGTCAAAAGTCCGAGTTTCGAAATAAGATTGCCCTCCGTCGTTTCGCTCAAAGCCTATGTAAAGCCCGCCCGCCATCCCGCCTTCACCCGATTCAATGTATTTCTTCGCGACCGCTTCACCTGCCAATATTGCGGACGGCAGGACGATCTCACCTTCGATCACGTGATCCCCCGCTCCAAGGGCGGCGCCACCACCTGGGAGAATGTCGTCGCCGCCTGCTCCGCCTGCAATCTGCGCAAGGCCGACCGGCTGCCGCATGAGGCGCATATGTTGCCGGCCCAGCCGCCCTTTCAGCCGAGCGTCGCCGATCTGCACCGCAATGGACGGCTGTTCCCGCCCAATTATCTCCACGACAGCTGGCTCGATTATCTCTATTGGGATTCGGTGCTGGAGCCGTGA
- a CDS encoding cupin domain-containing protein, producing MRVRILLCLALASSAGAALADGPPPAVLQSELKYAPVPIFSGVSAAPVSGTAAQPGALYALSVKYAAGAKSLPHTHPDARLVTVISGRFHAGVGGEFDEKSLRVLGPGDSIVVPAETVHFGWAKDGEVLLLETGVGPSGASLWPKPAPQR from the coding sequence ATGCGCGTACGAATTCTCCTCTGCCTCGCGCTGGCGTCCTCCGCCGGCGCGGCGTTGGCCGACGGCCCGCCGCCGGCCGTGCTGCAGAGCGAATTGAAATATGCGCCCGTGCCGATTTTTTCGGGCGTCAGCGCCGCGCCGGTCAGCGGCACGGCAGCGCAGCCCGGCGCGCTCTATGCGCTCTCGGTGAAATATGCGGCCGGCGCGAAATCATTGCCGCATACGCATCCCGACGCGCGCCTGGTGACGGTGATCTCCGGGCGCTTCCACGCCGGCGTCGGCGGTGAATTCGACGAGAAATCGCTACGCGTCCTCGGCCCCGGCGATTCCATCGTCGTGCCGGCGGAGACGGTTCATTTCGGCTGGGCGAAGGACGGCGAGGTCCTCTTGCTCGAGACCGGCGTCGGCCCTTCCGGCGCCAGCCTGTGGCCAAAGCCCGCTCCGCAGCGCTGA
- a CDS encoding SCO family protein produces the protein MSKSYAKSSQKGRAKGPDLPKLPLFAIGGVFLAAFVALVAFTSLKPPPPPASAIGGPFQLVAHNGQTVTEKDFLGRPFLVFFGYTHCPDICHTTLFEISEVLRALGPKANAGALFVTVDPERDTPAVLKDYLSNFDPRIVGVSGERAQLDPMLKEYRIYSKKAAESGEDYAVDHTTVVYLMDKNGRFVSSFNVGRKPADAARDLERYL, from the coding sequence ATGTCAAAGAGCTACGCCAAGAGTTCGCAAAAGGGTCGCGCCAAAGGTCCCGACCTTCCCAAGCTGCCTCTCTTCGCGATCGGCGGAGTCTTTCTCGCGGCCTTCGTCGCATTGGTGGCGTTCACCAGCCTCAAGCCGCCGCCGCCGCCCGCCTCCGCCATCGGCGGGCCGTTCCAGCTCGTCGCGCACAATGGCCAGACAGTCACCGAGAAGGACTTTCTCGGCCGGCCATTCCTCGTCTTCTTCGGCTACACGCATTGCCCGGACATCTGCCACACCACGCTGTTCGAGATTTCCGAGGTGCTGCGCGCGCTGGGGCCGAAGGCCAACGCCGGCGCTCTGTTCGTGACCGTCGATCCCGAGCGCGACACGCCCGCGGTGCTCAAGGACTATCTCTCCAATTTCGATCCGCGCATCGTCGGCGTCTCCGGCGAGCGCGCGCAGCTCGATCCGATGCTGAAAGAATATCGCATCTATTCGAAGAAGGCTGCGGAGAGCGGCGAGGACTATGCGGTCGACCATACGACCGTCGTCTATCTGATGGACAAGAACGGCCGTTTCGTCAGCTCCTTCAATGTGGGACGCAAGCCCGCCGACGCCGCGCGCGATCTCGAACGCTATCTGTGA
- a CDS encoding exopolysaccharide biosynthesis polyprenyl glycosylphosphotransferase, which produces MSSIADLPFSSLRKDDARAKAGTDSAALRSGWSRAMPSPNAALMRASFSVIAALIDAAVILATAIACETLYHYFAYGYDGSTLPNLRLCMLAAILFVLSNVMRHEYAIKNYLTLEGHGWRGAVLWSVAFVCALTFGFLAKATEESSRGAFVLFYATGFLSVYAARAALVGVVRRSAARGGASARRVFLVGFESDIDEFMRRYQPWESGMNIVAAVALRDRADAMQDDLALAQASARMLLPDDVFILAPWSRTDVIDDCVTAFLRVPASLHLGPERVLDRFVDAHINKIGSIASLNLSGRRADSLEIIAKRLFDIVFSALGLIALSPLLLAVAAAIKLDSKGPALFFQRRHGFNREPFRIAKFRSMTTMEDGREITQATAGDKRVTRVGRFIRRYNIDELPQLINVLRGEMSLVGPRPHALAHDQIFERKIALYARRHNVKPGITGWAQVNGLRGEIDSPEKIRLRVEHDLYYIDHWSLPLDVWIIFMTIFSRKAYRNAL; this is translated from the coding sequence GTGTCGAGTATCGCCGATCTTCCCTTTTCGTCGCTCCGCAAGGACGACGCTCGCGCCAAAGCTGGAACCGACAGCGCCGCATTGCGTAGCGGCTGGTCGCGCGCCATGCCGAGCCCCAACGCCGCGCTGATGCGCGCCTCCTTCTCGGTGATCGCGGCGCTGATCGATGCGGCGGTCATTCTCGCCACGGCCATCGCCTGCGAGACGCTGTATCATTATTTCGCTTATGGCTACGACGGCTCGACTCTTCCCAATCTGCGGCTGTGCATGCTCGCGGCGATCCTCTTCGTGCTCTCGAATGTCATGCGGCACGAATATGCGATCAAGAATTATCTGACTCTGGAAGGCCATGGCTGGCGCGGCGCGGTGCTGTGGAGCGTCGCTTTCGTCTGCGCCTTGACCTTCGGCTTTCTCGCGAAGGCCACCGAGGAATCCTCGCGCGGCGCCTTTGTGCTCTTCTATGCGACGGGATTTCTTTCCGTCTATGCGGCGCGCGCAGCGCTGGTCGGCGTGGTTCGACGCAGCGCCGCGCGCGGCGGCGCTTCGGCGCGTCGCGTGTTTCTCGTCGGCTTCGAGAGCGATATCGACGAGTTCATGCGTCGCTATCAGCCCTGGGAGAGCGGCATGAATATCGTCGCCGCCGTGGCGCTGCGTGATCGCGCCGACGCCATGCAGGATGATCTCGCTCTGGCGCAGGCCTCCGCCCGCATGCTGCTGCCGGACGATGTGTTCATCCTCGCGCCCTGGAGCCGCACCGACGTCATCGACGATTGCGTGACCGCCTTCCTGCGCGTGCCCGCCTCGCTTCATCTCGGGCCGGAGCGCGTGCTCGACCGTTTCGTCGATGCGCATATCAACAAGATCGGCTCTATCGCCAGCCTCAATCTCAGCGGCCGCCGGGCCGACTCGCTCGAGATTATCGCCAAGCGGCTCTTCGATATCGTCTTCTCGGCGCTCGGTCTCATCGCGCTGTCGCCGCTGCTGCTCGCCGTCGCGGCGGCGATCAAGCTCGACAGCAAAGGCCCGGCGCTGTTCTTCCAGCGTCGCCACGGCTTCAATCGCGAGCCCTTCCGCATCGCCAAATTCCGCTCCATGACGACGATGGAGGACGGCCGCGAGATCACCCAGGCGACCGCCGGCGACAAGCGCGTGACGCGCGTCGGCCGCTTCATCCGCCGCTACAATATCGACGAGCTGCCGCAGCTCATCAATGTGCTGCGCGGCGAGATGTCGCTGGTCGGCCCGCGCCCGCATGCGCTGGCGCATGACCAGATCTTCGAGCGCAAGATCGCCCTCTATGCGCGCCGCCACAATGTGAAGCCCGGCATCACCGGCTGGGCGCAGGTGAACGGGCTGCGCGGCGAGATCGACTCGCCGGAGAAGATCCGCCTACGCGTCGAGCATGATCTCTATTACATCGACCATTGGTCGCTGCCGCTCGACGTGTGGATCATCTTCATGACGATCTTCTCACGCAAGGCCTATCGCAACGCGCTGTGA
- a CDS encoding bifunctional enoyl-CoA hydratase/phosphate acetyltransferase, with product MLFRRDVAASGAPCGLYFESLLERCRAMRPIRIGVVHPCDAVSVQGALAARDQGLITPVLVGPRAKIMAAAAAAALSLEGVEIVDAPHSHAAADVGVELVRRGELEALMKGSLHTDELMGAVVREGTGLRTERRVSHVFVLDVPNYCKPLLVTDAAINIAPTLAEKRDIAQNAIDLAHALGIERPKLAVLSAVETVDAKIPSTIEAAALCKMADRGQIRGADVDGPLAFDNAISPEAAKAKGIISNVAGDADILLAPDLEAGNILAKQLVYLADAEDAGIVLGARAPIVLTSRADGVRARIVSCALAQLFAHRVVEGV from the coding sequence ATGCTGTTCCGGCGCGATGTCGCAGCCTCCGGCGCACCTTGCGGTCTGTATTTCGAGTCGCTGCTCGAGCGCTGCCGCGCGATGCGGCCCATCCGCATCGGCGTCGTACATCCTTGCGACGCGGTTTCCGTGCAAGGCGCGCTCGCCGCACGGGATCAAGGACTCATCACTCCCGTTCTGGTCGGGCCGCGCGCCAAGATCATGGCGGCCGCCGCCGCGGCCGCTCTCTCGCTCGAGGGCGTCGAGATCGTCGACGCGCCCCATAGCCACGCCGCCGCCGACGTTGGCGTCGAGCTGGTGCGGCGCGGCGAGCTCGAGGCGCTGATGAAAGGCTCCCTCCACACCGACGAGCTGATGGGCGCCGTGGTGCGCGAAGGAACGGGACTACGCACCGAGCGGCGCGTCAGCCATGTCTTCGTTCTCGACGTGCCCAATTACTGCAAGCCGCTGCTCGTCACCGACGCCGCGATCAACATCGCCCCCACGCTCGCAGAGAAGCGCGACATCGCGCAAAACGCCATAGACCTCGCCCATGCGCTCGGCATAGAGCGGCCCAAGCTCGCCGTCCTTTCCGCCGTGGAGACGGTGGACGCCAAAATCCCCTCGACGATCGAGGCCGCGGCGCTCTGCAAAATGGCCGATCGCGGCCAGATCAGAGGCGCCGATGTGGATGGTCCGCTCGCCTTCGACAACGCCATCTCGCCCGAGGCGGCGAAGGCGAAAGGCATTATCTCCAATGTCGCTGGCGACGCCGATATTCTGCTCGCGCCCGATCTCGAGGCCGGCAATATTCTCGCCAAGCAGCTCGTCTATCTCGCCGACGCCGAGGACGCCGGCATCGTGCTCGGCGCGCGCGCGCCGATCGTGCTGACGAGCCGCGCCGATGGCGTGCGCGCCCGCATCGTCTCCTGCGCGCTGGCGCAGCTCTTCGCCCATCGCGTGGTGGAGGGTGTGTGA
- a CDS encoding helicase HerA-like domain-containing protein → MNDDPNASPGKILVGASNDGVYSYLTLSVGNRHGLIAGATGGGKTVTLQKLAEGFSNAGTAVFLADVKGDLAGLSQPGEMRQAFVDRSLEIGLAYAVDRFPVVFWDLFGEQGHPVRATVSEMGPLLLARLLELNDVQEGVLNVTFRVADEQGLLLLDLKDLRAALTYVADNAGSLKTKYGNVAPATVGAIQRQLLVLETQGAEKFFGEPALDISDFLRVDRDGRGVINILAADKLMRSPRLYATFLLWLLSELFEQLPEVGDLAKPKLVFFFDEAHLLFDDAPKALLTAIEQVVRLIRSKGVGVYFVTQNPLDVPDSVLGQLGNRVQHALRAFTPRDQKAVRAAAETFRQNPAFDTAEAIMQLSVGEALVSMLDAKGKPEIVDRVLIAPPAARVGPITAEERANVLAESALRGKYDTPIDRESAFEILQKRAEGHLSSAGAGPARPEEQPTQASAGGGLIGTLGGVVGGLFKRENPKRMSTGELAVRSAVQSAARSIGTQIAKEVLRGVLGGISR, encoded by the coding sequence ATGAACGACGATCCGAACGCCAGCCCCGGAAAAATCCTCGTCGGCGCGAGCAATGACGGCGTTTATAGTTACCTCACTCTTTCTGTCGGCAATCGCCATGGCCTCATCGCCGGCGCGACCGGCGGCGGCAAGACGGTGACGCTGCAAAAGCTCGCCGAAGGCTTCTCCAATGCGGGGACCGCCGTCTTTCTCGCCGATGTGAAAGGCGATCTCGCCGGATTGTCGCAGCCGGGCGAGATGCGCCAGGCCTTCGTCGATCGTTCGCTCGAGATCGGCCTCGCCTATGCGGTGGACCGTTTCCCGGTCGTGTTCTGGGACCTGTTCGGAGAGCAGGGGCATCCGGTGCGCGCCACTGTTTCCGAAATGGGGCCGCTGCTGCTCGCGCGCCTGCTCGAGCTCAATGATGTTCAAGAGGGCGTGCTCAATGTGACGTTCCGCGTCGCCGACGAGCAGGGACTCTTGCTGCTGGACCTCAAGGATCTGCGCGCCGCGCTCACCTATGTCGCCGACAATGCGGGCTCTTTGAAGACCAAATACGGCAATGTCGCGCCCGCGACCGTTGGCGCGATTCAGCGCCAGCTCTTGGTGCTGGAGACTCAAGGGGCCGAGAAATTCTTCGGCGAGCCGGCGCTCGACATTTCCGATTTTCTGCGCGTCGATCGCGACGGCCGCGGCGTCATCAATATTCTCGCCGCCGACAAGCTGATGCGTTCGCCGCGGCTCTACGCCACTTTCCTGCTGTGGCTCTTGTCGGAACTGTTCGAGCAGCTGCCGGAGGTCGGCGATCTGGCGAAGCCCAAGCTCGTCTTCTTCTTCGACGAGGCGCATCTCCTCTTCGACGATGCGCCCAAGGCGCTGCTGACGGCGATCGAGCAAGTGGTGCGGCTCATCCGCTCCAAGGGCGTCGGCGTTTATTTCGTCACGCAAAATCCGCTGGACGTGCCGGACAGCGTGCTCGGCCAGCTCGGCAATCGCGTGCAGCATGCGCTGCGCGCCTTCACCCCGCGCGACCAGAAAGCCGTGCGCGCGGCGGCGGAGACCTTCCGGCAAAATCCCGCCTTCGACACGGCGGAGGCGATCATGCAGCTCTCCGTCGGCGAGGCGCTCGTCTCCATGCTCGACGCCAAGGGCAAGCCGGAGATCGTCGATCGCGTGCTGATCGCGCCGCCCGCCGCGCGTGTCGGGCCGATCACCGCCGAGGAGCGCGCGAATGTGCTGGCGGAGAGCGCGTTGCGCGGCAAATACGACACGCCCATCGATCGCGAATCGGCCTTTGAAATATTGCAGAAACGCGCCGAGGGCCATTTGAGCTCGGCCGGCGCCGGCCCCGCCCGGCCCGAGGAGCAGCCGACGCAGGCGAGCGCCGGCGGCGGCCTCATCGGCACGCTCGGCGGCGTGGTCGGCGGATTGTTCAAGCGCGAGAATCCCAAGCGCATGTCGACCGGCGAGCTGGCCGTGCGCTCGGCCGTGCAATCGGCGGCGCGCTCCATCGGCACGCAGATCGCGAAGGAAGTTTTGCGCGGCGTGCTGGGCGGGATATCACGCTGA
- a CDS encoding ArsC/Spx/MgsR family protein encodes MADVIFYEKPGCAGNARQKALLLSSGHALQVRNLLAEPWSVSSLRPYFGETPVREWFNLAAPRVKSGEIDIETVTPQAALVMMIIDPILIRRPLIKVGGRCEAGFDPERIGAWIGLQPTEKPVSDTCVRVEAAALRAESEAGTAPAD; translated from the coding sequence ATGGCCGACGTAATCTTCTACGAGAAACCCGGCTGCGCCGGAAATGCGCGTCAAAAGGCTCTGCTGCTCTCCTCCGGCCATGCGCTGCAGGTGCGCAATCTGCTCGCCGAGCCTTGGAGCGTTTCCAGCCTGCGGCCTTATTTCGGCGAGACGCCAGTGCGCGAGTGGTTCAATCTCGCGGCGCCGCGCGTCAAATCCGGCGAGATCGACATAGAGACCGTCACGCCGCAAGCGGCGCTGGTCATGATGATCATCGACCCGATATTGATCCGCAGGCCGCTCATCAAGGTCGGCGGCCGCTGCGAGGCGGGCTTCGATCCCGAGCGGATCGGCGCCTGGATCGGCCTGCAGCCGACCGAGAAACCGGTGAGCGACACTTGCGTTCGGGTAGAAGCGGCGGCGCTACGCGCCGAGAGCGAGGCTGGAACCGCGCCCGCCGACTGA
- a CDS encoding alpha-amylase, whose translation MKRSAPPRPILVSTKTLAVAAALLGVCVGEAGAADAPAKLVAAPAPDVSAPSPLPPAPLGVFGADMPAAGKLVVSIIPQFANLSHTLKGTRQVSSEEVVATTPWFGHPTSKLRLVPQNVSVASQTLALAYGITNYLSVVVTGGMIERNLDMLAFKGPTSLERLGISHTGTDGLTDFTASTIYRVYQDPIHRIQLNLGMSFPTGSTHNTFRLLLPDGSYATSRAFYALQPGAGTFDVMPGIVYAGHIDKWSWGLSYRGRFPLAANPEGYLYGDLHELNGWAGYSWIKGLTTTFRVNATTQGEIRGLDPMIRGKAQAANPNFYGGQRVELWGGATIGGGLIGQEALTIALEAGIPVYQSLEGPQLSKNWQAGMALRWKI comes from the coding sequence ATGAAACGAAGCGCTCCGCCGCGCCCGATCCTCGTGAGCACGAAGACTTTGGCCGTCGCCGCCGCTCTGCTCGGCGTCTGCGTCGGAGAGGCTGGAGCGGCGGACGCGCCCGCCAAGCTCGTCGCCGCGCCCGCGCCCGATGTCTCCGCGCCGTCGCCCCTGCCGCCCGCGCCGCTCGGCGTCTTCGGCGCCGATATGCCGGCCGCCGGCAAGCTCGTCGTCTCCATCATTCCGCAATTCGCCAATCTCTCGCATACGCTGAAAGGAACGCGGCAAGTCTCATCGGAGGAGGTCGTCGCGACGACGCCCTGGTTCGGCCATCCGACATCGAAGCTCCGGCTGGTGCCGCAGAATGTCTCCGTCGCCTCGCAAACGCTGGCGCTGGCCTATGGAATTACCAATTATCTGTCCGTCGTCGTCACCGGCGGCATGATCGAGCGCAATCTCGACATGCTCGCGTTCAAAGGACCGACGAGCCTCGAGCGACTCGGGATCAGCCATACGGGAACCGACGGCCTAACCGATTTCACCGCCTCGACGATCTATCGCGTCTATCAGGACCCGATACATCGAATTCAGCTCAATCTGGGCATGAGCTTCCCCACCGGAAGCACCCACAACACATTCCGCCTGCTGCTGCCGGACGGCAGCTATGCGACGAGCCGCGCCTTCTATGCATTGCAGCCGGGCGCCGGCACTTTCGACGTCATGCCTGGAATCGTCTACGCCGGCCACATCGACAAATGGTCCTGGGGTCTGTCCTACCGCGGCCGCTTTCCGCTGGCCGCCAACCCGGAAGGCTATCTCTATGGCGATCTGCACGAGCTCAACGGCTGGGCCGGCTATAGCTGGATAAAGGGCCTGACCACCACCTTCCGCGTCAACGCCACGACGCAGGGCGAGATTCGCGGCCTCGATCCGATGATCCGCGGCAAGGCGCAGGCGGCCAATCCCAATTTCTATGGCGGCCAGCGCGTGGAGCTGTGGGGCGGCGCAACGATCGGCGGCGGCCTCATCGGCCAGGAGGCGCTCACCATCGCGCTGGAGGCGGGCATTCCCGTCTATCAGAGCCTCGAGGGGCCGCAGCTCTCCAAAAATTGGCAGGCCGGCATGGCCCTACGCTGGAAGATCTAG
- a CDS encoding acetate/propionate family kinase — MSPAAKVLLALNAGSSSLKFALYDAATLAPLCRGGVTAIKEQDQPARFSVKGEVAAALAAGPGPAPDIDHEGAARWLIAAIGERLTELPLAAVGHRVVHGGAEFDRPVLVTPDILRRLEALSPLAPSHQPHNLAPIRSLLDSAPELPQIACFDTAFHRTQPRLAQLFPLPREFAERGVLRYGFHGLSYQFIAEELRRLERAPGRTIVAHLGHGASLCAMRDLESVATTMGFTALDGLMMGTRSGAIDPGLLLHLVMQEGFSPEQVHALLYERSGLLGVSAISDDLRALEASDSPAAEEAMALFAYRAAREIGSLASALNGLDRLVFTAGVGENSPSMRARICAYLGFLGLALDDAANAANAQIISAPSSRIEALVLPTNEEAVIAEAARALLRG; from the coding sequence GTGAGCCCTGCGGCGAAAGTCCTATTGGCGCTCAACGCCGGCTCTTCGAGCCTCAAATTCGCACTCTATGACGCGGCGACGCTCGCGCCTCTCTGCCGTGGCGGCGTCACGGCCATAAAGGAGCAAGACCAGCCGGCCCGCTTTTCCGTCAAAGGCGAGGTCGCGGCGGCGCTCGCCGCCGGCCCCGGCCCCGCGCCGGACATAGATCACGAGGGCGCGGCGCGCTGGCTCATCGCGGCGATCGGCGAGCGGCTGACGGAGCTTCCCCTCGCCGCCGTGGGACATAGGGTGGTCCATGGCGGCGCGGAATTCGACCGCCCCGTTCTGGTGACGCCGGACATTTTGCGGCGGCTGGAGGCGCTCTCGCCGCTCGCGCCGAGCCATCAGCCGCATAATCTCGCGCCGATCCGCAGCCTGCTCGACAGCGCGCCCGAGTTGCCGCAGATCGCCTGTTTCGACACGGCCTTTCACCGCACGCAGCCGCGCCTCGCGCAGCTGTTTCCGCTGCCGCGCGAATTCGCCGAGCGCGGCGTGCTGCGCTACGGCTTTCACGGACTCTCCTATCAGTTCATCGCGGAAGAGCTGCGCCGCCTCGAGCGCGCGCCGGGCCGCACGATCGTCGCGCATCTCGGCCATGGCGCGAGCCTCTGCGCCATGCGCGATCTCGAGAGCGTCGCCACCACAATGGGCTTCACCGCGCTCGACGGGCTGATGATGGGCACGCGCAGCGGCGCGATCGACCCCGGCCTGCTCCTGCACCTCGTGATGCAGGAGGGCTTTTCGCCCGAGCAAGTCCATGCGCTGCTCTATGAGCGATCGGGGCTTCTCGGCGTCTCCGCGATCAGCGACGATCTGCGCGCGCTCGAGGCGAGCGACTCTCCCGCGGCGGAGGAGGCGATGGCCCTCTTCGCCTATCGCGCCGCGCGCGAGATCGGCTCGCTGGCGAGCGCGCTGAACGGGCTCGACCGTCTCGTCTTCACGGCTGGCGTCGGCGAGAATTCGCCGTCCATGCGCGCGCGCATCTGCGCCTATCTCGGTTTTCTCGGCCTTGCCCTCGACGATGCGGCGAATGCGGCGAATGCGCAGATCATCAGCGCGCCGTCGAGCCGCATCGAGGCCCTCGTGCTTCCCACCAATGAGGAGGCGGTGATCGCCGAGGCCGCGCGGGCGCTGCTTCGCGGCTGA